In one window of Maribacter sp. BPC-D8 DNA:
- a CDS encoding vWA domain-containing protein, which translates to MKNATFLFFLFCSMLLSSQQVKISGTVSDHAGDPMPGVNVMEKGTTNGTQTDFDGHYAITISKGAELTFSYIGCKNLIVKIRDSVVINVSLEEDLQILEEVVVSGYGIQKRRHVTGSVAMVNMQSPKSNISRALQGKVSGVTIRGVRSVKNKNVGTKVNSPLYIVDGIPIEKQYNSIVQSLKSENIDSRKELKASEAKSLYGADAKYGCIVIHTVKGNYVIEEEENYAQITENQFQNVAVNPLSTFSIDVDKAAYSNIRRFINNGKEVPVDAVKIEEMINYFDYDYPQPTDEHPFSVNTEVAQTPWNVNTKLVRIGLQGKEYLNEELPASNLTFLIDVSGSMSAGNKLPLLKSAFKLLVNQLREKDRVSIVVYAGAAGVVLEPTSGNNKEKIMSALNNLEAGGSTAGGEGIQLAYKLAEKHFKKNGNNRVILATDGDFNVGLSSDKDMEDLIVEKRESGVFLSVLGFGMGNYMDSKLETLADKGNGNHGYIDTMQEAQKLFGKEFGGTLFTIAKDVKLQVEFNPAKVKSYRLIGYENRLLADEDFIDDTKDAGELGSGHKVNALYEIIEVGVTSAYNKEIPELKYTNTISNTGFSDELFTVKFRYKKPDGNKSIELVHVQNANTKEMSKDFQFTAAVALFGQQLRKSAFINKTTFNNVIELAENGRGEDKNGYRAEFIRLVKSMNEKLVTDNY; encoded by the coding sequence ATGAAAAATGCAACTTTCCTATTCTTTCTGTTCTGTAGTATGCTATTGTCTTCTCAGCAAGTTAAAATTAGTGGTACTGTTTCTGATCATGCAGGTGACCCTATGCCTGGTGTAAATGTTATGGAAAAAGGAACGACCAATGGTACACAAACAGATTTTGACGGACACTATGCCATAACAATATCAAAAGGAGCTGAGCTAACATTTTCATATATAGGCTGTAAAAATCTAATTGTAAAGATCAGAGATTCAGTGGTTATTAATGTTTCACTTGAAGAAGATCTTCAAATATTAGAAGAGGTTGTAGTTTCTGGCTATGGTATTCAAAAGCGTCGTCATGTTACGGGCTCAGTTGCAATGGTTAATATGCAATCTCCTAAATCCAATATTAGTAGAGCCTTACAAGGTAAAGTAAGTGGAGTCACTATTCGTGGAGTACGTTCTGTAAAAAATAAAAATGTTGGCACTAAAGTGAACAGTCCGCTATATATTGTAGATGGTATTCCTATTGAAAAGCAATACAATTCAATTGTTCAAAGCTTAAAAAGTGAAAATATTGATAGTAGAAAAGAACTTAAAGCTTCTGAAGCGAAGAGTCTGTATGGGGCTGATGCCAAGTATGGCTGTATCGTAATACATACGGTAAAAGGTAATTATGTAATTGAAGAAGAAGAGAATTATGCACAAATCACTGAAAATCAATTTCAGAATGTGGCCGTAAATCCGCTATCTACTTTTTCCATAGATGTCGACAAAGCGGCATACAGCAATATTAGAAGATTCATAAATAATGGAAAAGAGGTTCCTGTAGATGCAGTTAAGATTGAAGAAATGATTAATTACTTTGATTATGATTATCCGCAACCAACAGACGAACATCCTTTTTCTGTAAACACCGAAGTAGCACAAACTCCTTGGAATGTAAATACCAAACTAGTGCGTATTGGTTTGCAGGGTAAAGAATACTTGAATGAAGAATTACCGGCATCTAATCTTACTTTTCTTATAGATGTTTCTGGTTCCATGTCCGCAGGTAACAAATTACCGTTATTGAAATCCGCATTTAAACTATTGGTAAATCAGTTAAGAGAAAAAGATAGGGTTTCCATTGTTGTTTATGCAGGTGCAGCCGGTGTTGTTTTGGAACCTACATCTGGTAATAATAAGGAGAAAATCATGAGCGCTCTAAATAACTTAGAGGCTGGCGGTTCTACAGCTGGTGGAGAAGGTATTCAATTAGCTTACAAATTGGCAGAGAAACATTTTAAGAAAAATGGTAACAATAGAGTGATACTCGCAACAGATGGCGATTTTAATGTTGGGCTTTCTAGCGATAAAGACATGGAAGATTTGATTGTTGAAAAACGCGAATCGGGAGTGTTTCTTTCTGTATTAGGTTTCGGAATGGGTAACTACATGGATTCTAAGTTGGAAACTTTGGCAGATAAAGGAAACGGAAATCATGGTTATATTGATACCATGCAAGAAGCTCAGAAGTTATTTGGGAAGGAGTTTGGTGGTACTTTGTTTACCATTGCAAAAGATGTAAAGCTACAGGTAGAGTTTAATCCTGCAAAAGTAAAATCGTATCGACTAATTGGTTACGAAAATAGATTATTGGCAGATGAAGATTTTATTGATGATACCAAAGATGCAGGTGAGCTGGGCAGCGGACATAAGGTAAACGCTTTGTATGAGATAATAGAGGTAGGAGTAACATCAGCATATAATAAAGAAATACCAGAATTAAAGTATACCAATACTATTAGCAATACGGGGTTTTCTGATGAGTTGTTTACCGTGAAATTCAGATACAAAAAACCTGATGGAAATAAGAGTATAGAATTGGTACATGTTCAAAATGCGAATACTAAAGAAATGTCAAAAGACTTTCAATTCACCGCAGCCGTTGCTTTATTCGGTCAGCAATTACGAAAGTCCGCATTTATAAATAAAACAACTTTTAATAATGTCATTGAATTGGCAGAGAATGGTAGGGGTGAAGATAAAAATGGATACAGAGCAGAATTTATTAGGTTGGTTAAAAGCATGAATGAGAAATTGGTAACAGACAACTATTGA
- a CDS encoding AMP-binding protein codes for MYKASVHPSFSIHGRSISFADLTEVSYSLIKEGEEFEKHIGEFLLDWIGDSSTISVQTSGSTGTPKTIVLKKVQMENSALATGSYFNLSPKSSALLCLPATYIAGKMMLVRAMVLGLDIHFVEPTSNPLENSKRSFDFGAMVPLQVLNSLPKLSLLHKLIIGGAPISISLRKEMKSIANASYETYGMTETITHIAIKPLNNGVADDAPFSILPDVEISKDERGCLVINAPKISDVTVVTNDVIELISETEFKWLGRFDNVINSGGIKLSPEQIEAKLSNSINQPFFVTSLPDVKLGDQLVLVIEGTVIENDVLKKITSSPLLSKYEVPRKIKTIPVFLRTDSGKVKRKETMTLLKS; via the coding sequence ATGTATAAAGCTTCAGTACACCCAAGTTTTTCCATTCATGGTAGATCTATTTCTTTTGCCGATTTAACAGAGGTAAGTTATAGTCTAATTAAAGAAGGCGAAGAATTCGAAAAGCACATTGGTGAATTTCTTTTAGATTGGATAGGTGATTCATCTACAATTTCGGTACAGACCTCTGGTTCTACGGGTACTCCAAAAACTATTGTTTTAAAGAAAGTACAAATGGAGAATAGTGCTTTGGCAACAGGTAGCTATTTTAATTTATCACCAAAATCTTCTGCTTTATTATGTTTGCCTGCTACTTATATCGCTGGTAAAATGATGTTGGTTAGGGCTATGGTTTTGGGGTTAGATATTCATTTTGTGGAACCTACTTCAAATCCGTTAGAAAATAGTAAAAGGTCTTTTGATTTTGGAGCAATGGTTCCCTTGCAAGTACTTAATTCATTGCCTAAGCTTTCATTACTACATAAGTTAATTATTGGTGGTGCTCCTATCTCTATCTCATTGAGAAAAGAAATGAAAAGTATAGCCAACGCTAGTTATGAGACCTATGGCATGACGGAGACCATAACGCATATTGCAATCAAGCCTTTGAATAATGGTGTGGCAGATGATGCGCCTTTTTCTATTTTACCAGACGTTGAAATATCTAAAGATGAAAGAGGGTGTTTGGTAATTAATGCACCAAAGATTTCAGATGTAACTGTGGTTACTAATGATGTTATTGAATTGATTTCGGAAACTGAGTTTAAGTGGTTAGGCAGATTTGATAATGTAATTAATTCTGGCGGAATTAAACTTAGTCCCGAGCAGATAGAGGCTAAACTTTCGAATAGTATAAATCAACCTTTTTTTGTTACTTCTTTACCAGACGTAAAACTAGGCGATCAATTAGTATTGGTTATAGAAGGTACAGTTATAGAAAACGATGTATTAAAGAAAATTACTTCAAGTCCTCTTTTATCTAAGTACGAAGTGCCACGTAAAATTAAAACGATTCCGGTATTCTTACGTACTGATAGTGGAAAGGTTAAGCGGAAAGAAACCATGACCTTATTGAAGTCATAA
- a CDS encoding CPBP family intramembrane glutamic endopeptidase, with translation MYIEQGYKGDLGLWKYLIIPGCFIGFMILNYIAIILSPVSVEDSMAQMIASLGSNLVLIILLVPLAVGLFVVLGWTKLVHSQSITSLTTSRKKIDWKRVFFAFGIWGLITIVLTFVGIYLSPEDYLFNFKLMPFLSLALIGIILIPLQTSFEEYLFRGHMMQGLGIATKNRWVPLVVTSVLFGLMHLGNPEVEKLGYGIMIYYIGTGFFLGIITLMDEGLELALGFHAANNLIGALLLTADWTAFQTDSLYRDVSDPILGWDVLVPVFIVFPILLIIFSKKYGWTNWKEKLTGKVLSEEEFLKLDN, from the coding sequence ATGTATATAGAACAGGGGTATAAAGGTGATTTAGGTTTATGGAAATATTTAATTATTCCCGGTTGTTTTATTGGCTTTATGATATTGAACTATATCGCTATAATATTATCACCAGTTAGTGTAGAGGACAGTATGGCGCAAATGATAGCTAGCTTGGGCTCTAATCTTGTATTAATTATTTTACTTGTTCCATTGGCTGTAGGTCTATTTGTGGTGCTAGGATGGACAAAATTAGTGCATTCTCAAAGCATTACTAGTTTAACAACATCCAGAAAAAAAATAGATTGGAAAAGAGTGTTTTTTGCTTTTGGTATTTGGGGACTGATAACTATAGTTTTAACTTTCGTAGGTATTTATTTATCTCCAGAGGATTACCTATTTAATTTCAAGTTGATGCCATTTTTAAGTTTGGCTTTAATTGGAATAATCCTAATTCCTTTACAAACTAGCTTTGAGGAGTATTTGTTTAGAGGTCATATGATGCAAGGATTGGGTATTGCTACAAAAAATAGATGGGTACCTTTAGTTGTTACTTCTGTATTATTTGGATTAATGCATTTGGGAAATCCTGAAGTAGAGAAACTGGGTTATGGTATAATGATATACTATATAGGTACTGGTTTTTTTCTTGGTATTATAACCCTAATGGATGAAGGTCTAGAACTTGCTTTAGGTTTTCATGCCGCTAATAATTTAATTGGAGCGTTATTATTGACTGCTGATTGGACTGCTTTTCAAACTGATTCATTGTATAGGGATGTTTCTGATCCAATTTTGGGTTGGGATGTTTTGGTGCCAGTATTTATAGTTTTCCCTATTCTATTAATAATCTTTTCAAAAAAGTATGGCTGGACCAACTGGAAAGAGAAATTAACGGGAAAGGTGTTATCTGAAGAAGAATTTCTGAAACTAGATAATTAG
- a CDS encoding o-succinylbenzoate synthase, with amino-acid sequence MKATFKKYLLNFKNPSGTSRGILRTKETWFLFLEDEGKWGVGECGLFRGLSFDDVPGYEDKCEWVSENINLGEIELLKQLQNFPSIQFGLEQAFISLRSKNPFHLFESSFLNDQKPISINGLVWMGDKEFMHRQIEEKLKGGFSCIKMKIGAIDFDTEIALLKSIRERYSKEAIELRVDANGAFSPQEALSKLETLSKLDLHSIEQPIKQGQTEEMKRLCNNTPLPIALDEELIGVTDVTKKQELLLTIQPQYIILKPSLVGGFAGSSEWISIAEKNNIDWWVTSALESNIGLNAIAQWTATLNNKMPQGLGTGSLFTNNIESPLEVDNGGLFYSSSKKWNTNLIESICI; translated from the coding sequence ATGAAGGCAACATTTAAAAAGTATCTCCTAAACTTTAAAAACCCTAGTGGAACTTCTAGAGGAATTCTTCGAACCAAAGAAACTTGGTTTCTCTTTTTGGAAGATGAAGGAAAATGGGGTGTCGGTGAATGCGGACTTTTTAGAGGTCTTAGTTTTGATGATGTTCCTGGATATGAAGATAAATGTGAGTGGGTTTCAGAGAATATTAATTTGGGTGAAATCGAATTACTAAAACAGTTACAAAATTTCCCCAGTATTCAATTTGGTCTAGAGCAGGCTTTTATATCGTTGCGTTCTAAAAATCCTTTTCATCTTTTTGAATCTAGTTTTTTAAATGACCAAAAACCGATATCCATTAACGGGTTGGTTTGGATGGGTGATAAGGAGTTTATGCATCGGCAAATAGAAGAGAAGCTAAAGGGAGGTTTTTCTTGTATAAAAATGAAAATTGGAGCTATTGATTTTGATACTGAAATAGCATTGCTAAAATCTATTAGAGAGCGTTATTCAAAAGAAGCTATAGAATTACGTGTAGATGCCAATGGAGCATTTTCTCCACAAGAAGCTTTATCTAAATTAGAAACATTATCGAAACTCGATTTGCACTCTATAGAACAGCCAATTAAGCAAGGGCAAACTGAAGAAATGAAAAGGCTTTGTAACAATACACCTTTGCCGATTGCTTTAGATGAAGAATTAATTGGCGTCACAGATGTAACAAAAAAGCAAGAGTTACTACTAACCATACAACCACAATATATAATTCTGAAACCTAGTTTGGTAGGTGGTTTTGCAGGAAGTAGTGAATGGATTTCTATTGCAGAAAAAAATAATATTGACTGGTGGGTAACAAGTGCATTAGAAAGTAATATAGGTTTAAATGCCATTGCACAGTGGACGGCAACCCTTAATAATAAAATGCCGCAAGGCTTAGGTACCGGATCTCTTTTTACGAATAATATTGAGAGTCCGTTAGAGGTTGATAATGGAGGTTTGTTTTATAGCAGCTCTAAAAAATGGAATACAAATTTAATTGAAAGTATATGTATATAG
- a CDS encoding SDR family oxidoreductase: MASIENKVIWVTGASSGIGEALAYQLNELGAKIILSARRADVLLEVKGKCKFPENATILPLDLIVFDSLESITETAISIYGKIDILINNGGLSQRSLIIDTKFEVYQQMVDVNYLGTIKLTKHLLPYFIAQKGGHFVTVTSLMGKFSSPYRSGYCGAKHALHGFFDALRMEHEKDNVNVSIICPGFIQTNVAKNALTGDGSALQKEDNATENGMPVNDCAKEIISAIKKKKFETYVGGKEKFGIYLKRFFPKLLHKVVMKSKVR, encoded by the coding sequence ATGGCTAGTATAGAAAATAAGGTGATTTGGGTAACAGGTGCATCTTCGGGAATAGGAGAAGCGTTGGCATATCAGTTAAACGAACTTGGAGCTAAAATTATACTTTCTGCAAGAAGAGCAGATGTTCTTTTGGAAGTAAAAGGCAAATGTAAATTTCCTGAAAATGCAACAATACTTCCTTTAGATTTAATAGTATTCGACTCGCTAGAAAGCATTACCGAAACGGCTATATCAATCTACGGCAAAATAGATATTTTAATTAATAATGGCGGACTAAGTCAACGCTCACTTATCATTGATACTAAATTTGAAGTGTATCAACAAATGGTAGATGTTAATTATCTGGGTACTATAAAGCTAACAAAACATCTTCTACCCTATTTCATAGCTCAAAAAGGTGGTCATTTCGTTACTGTCACCAGTTTAATGGGTAAATTCTCCTCTCCGTATCGTTCGGGTTATTGCGGCGCAAAACATGCACTACATGGCTTCTTTGACGCCTTACGTATGGAACATGAGAAAGACAATGTCAATGTATCAATCATTTGCCCAGGATTCATACAAACAAACGTTGCTAAAAATGCATTAACCGGTGATGGGTCTGCTTTACAAAAAGAAGATAATGCTACAGAAAACGGAATGCCCGTTAACGATTGTGCAAAAGAGATTATCTCTGCAATTAAAAAGAAAAAATTTGAAACCTATGTCGGCGGAAAAGAGAAATTCGGAATTTACCTTAAAAGATTCTTCCCTAAACTACTACATAAAGTGGTTATGAAAAGTAAGGTTAGATAA
- a CDS encoding sensor histidine kinase: protein MKKPFILRLLCTLIFGVFMCLGFAQDDVETQNEDYYEQFQDLENGELRSFFFFNTPNRYNQNSPYDWLDTVKVYLNSSEKTKDSISIRNYQLIESQIYYDLGNYERSLAIARPLYDNLLKLDVESKQNILSILDNNYAMLELYDKQIEIRRVKRELGLTDKVAFYDIYASLGQYRKAMRDYMIEEKKVLKDDDYYGQAIYNNTIGNYLRLDKSTSTALSYFKKAEGLIKVFLSDVTNEHSDKEIADGRILNGLIIGNIGKSHVQLGEYEKAIPFLEESREIIKKYNKSKFSSDIIENTLALAECYLKLDDYAKATDYLSDDLNPIKSDNILKRNRIYADYYFKTGDFKNSTVYLKKNIRIRDSIDALASNIKNQQLTSVVAQDLENSRKAIEQQKAQLEESKKDIKARDDKISLVFVSLIFTLIGFAGLVYAYLKSIKNQRLIAEQKFIIENSLVEKDSLLKEIHHRVKNNLQMVSSLLSLQTKNTRSKAAIAALEEGKSRVKAMALIHQKLYQNDDLSVIEMQGYIESLINSIQSVYKKGGHSINITIDAEGVELDIDRAIPFGLILNELVSNSFKYAFPNDDSDGKIYIHLRKIAGQEGFFEYTDNGIGLPEDSDERASSSMGIRLMSRLANQLQTSLKTDKTQDGVRFWFNFK from the coding sequence ATGAAAAAACCCTTTATTTTGAGATTATTGTGCACTTTGATTTTTGGTGTATTTATGTGCCTTGGTTTTGCGCAAGACGATGTAGAAACTCAGAATGAAGATTATTACGAACAATTTCAAGATTTAGAGAATGGTGAACTACGTTCGTTCTTCTTTTTTAATACTCCCAACCGCTACAATCAAAATTCTCCGTACGATTGGTTAGATACTGTAAAAGTTTATTTAAACAGTTCTGAAAAAACAAAAGATTCAATTTCCATACGAAACTACCAACTTATAGAATCTCAAATCTATTATGATTTGGGTAACTACGAGAGAAGTCTAGCAATTGCCAGACCACTATATGATAATTTATTAAAGTTAGATGTAGAGTCTAAGCAGAATATTCTAAGCATATTAGATAATAATTATGCTATGCTAGAATTGTACGACAAGCAAATAGAGATTAGAAGGGTAAAACGCGAATTAGGATTAACCGATAAGGTTGCCTTTTATGATATTTACGCGAGTTTAGGTCAGTATAGAAAGGCTATGCGTGATTATATGATCGAAGAGAAAAAAGTACTTAAAGATGATGATTACTATGGTCAGGCTATTTATAACAATACCATTGGTAATTATCTAAGATTAGATAAGTCTACATCAACTGCATTGAGTTATTTTAAGAAAGCAGAGGGACTCATAAAGGTTTTTCTAAGTGATGTAACCAATGAGCATTCTGATAAGGAGATTGCAGATGGCAGAATTCTAAACGGATTGATTATAGGTAATATCGGTAAAAGTCACGTGCAGCTTGGTGAATACGAAAAGGCTATTCCGTTTTTAGAAGAGAGTAGAGAAATCATCAAAAAATATAATAAAAGTAAATTTTCTTCAGATATAATAGAGAATACACTTGCCTTGGCAGAATGTTATTTGAAATTAGATGATTACGCCAAAGCAACAGATTATTTAAGTGACGACCTTAACCCTATAAAGTCAGATAATATTTTAAAGCGTAATAGGATTTATGCCGATTACTATTTTAAAACTGGTGATTTTAAAAATTCTACAGTTTACCTTAAAAAGAATATCAGAATTAGAGATTCTATCGATGCATTGGCATCTAATATCAAAAACCAACAATTGACTTCTGTTGTTGCTCAAGATTTAGAGAATTCTAGAAAAGCGATAGAGCAGCAGAAAGCTCAGTTAGAAGAGTCTAAAAAAGATATTAAGGCTAGAGATGATAAAATTAGTTTGGTGTTCGTATCCTTAATATTTACACTTATTGGTTTTGCAGGTTTGGTATACGCTTACTTAAAGAGTATCAAAAACCAACGCTTGATTGCCGAGCAGAAATTTATCATTGAAAACTCATTGGTAGAGAAAGATTCTTTGCTTAAAGAAATTCACCATAGGGTTAAAAACAACCTACAAATGGTTTCTAGTTTATTGAGTTTACAAACTAAAAATACTCGAAGTAAGGCGGCAATCGCTGCATTAGAAGAAGGTAAGAGTAGAGTGAAGGCGATGGCGTTAATACACCAGAAATTATATCAAAACGATGACTTATCGGTAATTGAGATGCAAGGGTATATTGAAAGTTTGATTAACAGTATTCAGTCTGTTTATAAAAAAGGCGGTCATAGTATTAATATAACTATCGATGCAGAAGGTGTAGAATTAGATATTGATAGGGCAATTCCGTTCGGACTTATATTAAATGAATTGGTTTCTAATTCATTTAAATATGCTTTTCCGAATGATGATAGCGATGGTAAAATATACATCCATCTACGAAAAATAGCTGGTCAAGAAGGTTTCTTTGAGTATACCGATAATGGTATTGGTTTACCTGAAGATTCAGATGAACGCGCTAGTTCTTCTATGGGTATTCGTTTAATGAGCCGATTGGCTAATCAACTTCAGACTTCATTGAAAACTGATAAAACACAAGACGGAGTTCGTTTTTGGTTTAATTTTAAATAA
- a CDS encoding LytR/AlgR family response regulator transcription factor: MEQPIKILIVEDNVIIADDMQSMLEEIGYEIVDNVIVYEQAVEVLKTQQVDLVLIDIILASDKTGIDLGKHIRENYDIPFIFVTSNSDRATVENAKTVKPNGYLVKPFEQQDLYTSIEIALSNFIYGKQTAANNGAVNDTNTEDVAMSNSILKDSIFVKKQHLYYRIQFGDIQFIKADNVYLEVNTVDKKFLVRSPLKDYLEKLPQNKFYRAHKSYIVNVDHIDAINSKDIMINNTLIPISKDFKEFIISAMNS; the protein is encoded by the coding sequence TTGGAACAACCCATAAAAATTCTAATTGTTGAGGATAATGTGATCATCGCTGATGATATGCAGTCTATGCTAGAGGAAATAGGATATGAAATAGTTGACAACGTAATTGTTTATGAACAGGCTGTTGAAGTTTTAAAAACCCAACAGGTAGATTTAGTTCTAATTGATATCATTTTAGCTTCTGATAAAACGGGTATTGATTTGGGTAAACACATTAGAGAGAATTACGATATTCCTTTTATTTTCGTAACATCTAACTCTGATCGTGCAACAGTTGAAAATGCTAAAACTGTAAAACCTAATGGTTATTTGGTAAAGCCTTTTGAACAACAAGATTTATATACATCTATTGAAATTGCTTTATCCAACTTCATTTACGGTAAACAGACTGCGGCAAATAATGGAGCTGTCAATGATACCAATACGGAAGATGTAGCAATGTCTAATTCTATTTTAAAGGATTCTATCTTCGTTAAGAAGCAACACCTTTATTACAGAATACAATTTGGTGATATTCAATTTATCAAAGCTGACAACGTCTATTTAGAAGTAAATACTGTAGATAAAAAGTTTTTGGTACGTTCACCATTAAAAGATTATTTAGAGAAGTTACCACAGAATAAGTTTTACAGAGCACATAAATCATACATTGTAAATGTGGATCATATTGATGCTATTAATTCTAAAGATATTATGATCAATAATACGTTGATCCCAATCTCTAAAGATTTTAAAGAGTTTATAATCTCGGCTATGAATTCCTAA
- the menA gene encoding 1,4-dihydroxy-2-naphthoate octaprenyltransferase, translating to MTKVKAWLNAARLRTLPLSISGILVGTAMAAYHGVTNVSIFVLAILTTIGLQVTSNFANDYGDGVKGTDGDDRVGPKRALQSGLLTAAQLKSGIYISIVINVILIVALIVTSFGLQDILYPALFLLLGAFAIWAAIKYTVGKSAYGYNGLGDIFVFIFFGLVSVLGSMFLYLKAISFMTVFPAVSIGLLSVGVLNLNNMRDIKSDAAVGKNTMVVKMGLPKAKKYHYALLIISFLCLFCFLLTTNGSQLRYVCLAGYFLVFIHLRKVAITNNEAELDPELKKLALSTFFIALLFFISYYYFL from the coding sequence GTGACAAAAGTTAAAGCTTGGCTCAACGCAGCAAGACTTAGAACGCTTCCCTTATCAATTTCAGGTATACTTGTAGGTACTGCTATGGCAGCTTATCATGGGGTCACGAATGTCAGTATTTTTGTTCTGGCAATCTTAACAACCATTGGTTTACAGGTAACCTCTAATTTTGCGAATGACTACGGTGACGGTGTCAAAGGTACTGATGGTGATGATAGGGTAGGGCCAAAACGAGCCCTGCAAAGCGGACTTTTAACCGCAGCGCAGTTAAAATCTGGTATTTATATCAGTATTGTAATAAATGTAATTCTCATTGTAGCGTTAATCGTAACTTCTTTCGGTTTACAAGATATTCTCTATCCTGCTTTATTCTTATTATTAGGAGCCTTCGCAATTTGGGCAGCTATCAAATATACCGTAGGTAAATCTGCTTACGGGTATAATGGTCTTGGCGATATTTTTGTTTTTATATTCTTTGGGTTAGTCAGTGTTTTAGGTTCTATGTTTTTATACTTGAAAGCAATATCTTTTATGACAGTATTTCCCGCAGTTTCTATAGGGTTATTGAGTGTAGGTGTTCTTAACCTTAATAATATGAGAGACATAAAATCTGATGCCGCAGTTGGTAAGAATACCATGGTGGTTAAAATGGGTTTACCGAAGGCAAAAAAATATCACTACGCACTGTTAATTATTTCGTTTTTGTGTCTGTTTTGTTTTTTACTCACAACAAATGGATCACAATTACGTTATGTATGTCTTGCAGGCTACTTTCTGGTGTTTATTCATCTAAGAAAAGTAGCTATCACAAATAACGAAGCAGAACTTGATCCAGAGCTAAAAAAATTGGCTTTAAGTACCTTTTTTATCGCCTTGTTGTTTTTTATTAGTTATTATTATTTTTTGTAA
- a CDS encoding SPOR domain-containing protein, with product MPFIEESDLLELHKDVDKAQIINERLLDQIKFKNKELKKSKIQRNILAGITGLFLIGGLAFTSFTAGLSSSGGFNRKASNDLVLTSIDSVDAIRTRLESLKEQNEELSLVKEFYLAKEFLQKEKIYSVQVKSFVDNNVTLASEALTNTLFVKTNPFYSYSLGNFETLEEAQSFRKQLVDIGFGDAFVASYQDGKRIQIEDPF from the coding sequence ATGCCCTTTATAGAAGAAAGCGATTTACTAGAATTACATAAAGACGTCGATAAAGCACAAATTATCAATGAGCGTTTATTAGATCAAATAAAATTCAAGAACAAAGAATTAAAAAAGAGTAAGATTCAGCGTAATATTTTAGCAGGAATCACGGGTCTTTTCTTAATTGGTGGTTTGGCATTTACTTCATTTACAGCAGGTTTGTCAAGTTCAGGTGGTTTTAATAGAAAAGCTTCTAATGATTTAGTTTTAACTTCTATAGATAGTGTTGATGCTATTAGAACTCGCTTAGAAAGTTTAAAAGAACAGAATGAAGAGCTAAGCCTTGTTAAAGAATTTTACCTGGCTAAAGAGTTCTTACAGAAAGAAAAAATATATTCGGTACAAGTTAAATCCTTCGTAGATAATAATGTCACTTTGGCTTCTGAGGCTTTGACAAATACACTCTTCGTTAAAACCAATCCTTTTTACTCGTATTCATTAGGTAATTTTGAGACTTTAGAAGAAGCGCAATCTTTTAGAAAACAATTGGTAGATATTGGTTTTGGTGATGCTTTCGTAGCTTCTTATCAAGACGGTAAAAGAATTCAAATAGAAGATCCTTTTTAG